The Centropristis striata isolate RG_2023a ecotype Rhode Island chromosome 1, C.striata_1.0, whole genome shotgun sequence nucleotide sequence TTGCCTCCTCTAACTTTGCGTCCTCTTTTTTGTTTGCGCCCTTTTCGAACCTTTCCACCTCTGTGGCCTCGTCTTCCCTTGCATCCTCCTCTACGCTTGCACTGTCTCTGAACTTTTCCACCTTTACCACGACGTCTGCCTCCTCTACGCTTGCAGCCTCGTTGACGACCATGACGTCCTTTGCACCTACTCAGTTTTCCGCTTTTCCCCtttcctccatcacctcctgtTCCTCCACCTATGCCTGGTGCTATTTCTGTGCCTATGCCTGCACCCATTTCTTCCCCTGGCGCTGTTTCTGTGCCTATGCCTGCACCCATTTCTTCCCCTGGCGCTGTTTCTGTGCCTGTGCCTGCACCCGTTTCTTCGCCTACGCCCTGCTCTTCATTTGACGGGGCATTGTCTGCAACACATGAGGGTGTAACATCTCCACCTGAGGAGCAGCTGGTGCACTGAAAAGGATCATCTCCAGGCTTATAACAACGGAATATGTTGTCAAGCCCAAGTTTAGAAACCCCAAGTAGTTTAAAGGATTCGGACAGTTTCGTCGCGTCTACATCAGGAACATCGaatactttagaaaacacaaacGCATAACCACTCCAGTTCTGAGTGATGTCGTTAATCTTGCTCGCGATACCGTCCGTATTTGCGTTTGTTGTGCATGTCGGACCGCATGGGGATTCTTCAGAGTAGATGACGAGAAAATTCCCCTGACTGCTTTTAATGAAGGGTTGTACGTTCTCTAGAACACGTGACAGTGCCTCTGATTGTGCTGCCGCCACCACCCGGGCACCCTGGTACACTTGTCCCCCTGAAACCTTTTGCTTCACCTTGTCTGCCGGGTCGTTCTGAAAGACTTGCTGAAGATTATTTATGTCTTGGTTTTGTGGGACGTTCACAGCCAGACTGAAGGTGTCACCGAGTTCATACCTGCCaaaggaaaacatttaatgAGTATCATAGTTTTGGAAGTTCGAGTTATAGAGAAGCAGTCACTGGCAATGAAAATCTTATATATTCGCTACCCTAAAATATActcatgaaaatgataaattcAGAAGTATAATGGAACGATTCACTACAAAAACAGATTTCATGTTGTctgcaactttttatttttaaagggcAGGTCACAAACTAACACATTGATGCAACAGTGgatcagcaactcctgtgttctgtgaggggAAATTACTGTGTTTgccaaaggagtctggtggcctAGGAGAGAA carries:
- the LOC131971001 gene encoding uncharacterized protein LOC131971001, whose amino-acid sequence is MAGLCWMAAALVLFLSAGDGLAAVDQNWLTSIIEGIKNEYELGDTFSLAVNVPQNQDINNLQQVFQNDPADKVKQKVSGGQVYQGARVVAAAQSEALSRVLENVQPFIKSSQGNFLVIYSEESPCGPTCTTNANTDGIASKINDITQNWSGYAFVFSKVFDVPDVDATKLSESFKLLGVSKLGLDNIFRCYKPGDDPFQCTSCSSGGDVTPSCVADNAPSNEEQGVGEETGAGTGTETAPGEEMGAGIGTETAPGEEMGAGIGTEIAPGIGGGTGGDGGKGKSGKLSRCKGRHGRQRGCKRRGGRRRGKGGKVQRQCKRRGGCKGRRGHRGGKVRKGRKQKRGRKVRGGKGRGRGKPRGGRRGRGKKGGRSRRGGKRRGGGSKRKSRGRRKWGLQ